One window from the genome of Cryptomeria japonica chromosome 6, Sugi_1.0, whole genome shotgun sequence encodes:
- the LOC131032242 gene encoding uncharacterized protein LOC131032242, whose translation MNFDRASKENPGPSGAGFVARDSQGNIMAIGAKRLVDGSNNEAEVQAAWEAIRMAKTLKVNHLNLEGDSLLVVTTIAEGETTTWSLNKHIKLIISALSSFEDYKITHVKRSGGHAVKYSNVIIES comes from the coding sequence ATGAATTTTGACAGGGCATCCAAGGAAAATCCTGGCCCATCTGGTGCAGGGTTTGTGGCGCGAGATTCTCAGGGGAACATCATGGCAATTGGTGCAAAACGACTTGTTGATGGGTCCAACAACGAGGCAGAAGTACAGGCTGCTTGGGAAGCTATTCGGATGGCAAAAACATTGAAGGTTAACCATTTAAATTTGGAAGGGGATTCGTTATTGGTGGTCACCACTATTGCAGAAGGGGAGACAACTACTTGGAGCCTAAATAAACATATTAAATTAATCATTTCTGCTCTCTCCTCCTTTGAGGATTACAAAATAACACATGTGAAAAGAAGTGGCGGACACGCTGTCAAATATAGCAATGTCATCATTGAGAGTTAA